Proteins encoded together in one Microbacterium oxydans window:
- a CDS encoding TetR/AcrR family transcriptional regulator, with product MSTSEKTYHHGDLRAALLDAAIQALEAGEPFSLRAVARRAGVSPAAPYRHFADREALDSAVAVAGFTDLRTDLSAALARTAASSESVTDVIADLGIAYVGFAVRRPAVFRLMFGNGCDEADSDRVKASAELHALLSEAIERLLPEADVPNLSTALWSLAHGLAFLHLDGKLRPESADAVAARVRSAVAAIFAVSIRPASPVGAAS from the coding sequence GTGTCAACATCCGAGAAGACCTACCACCACGGCGATCTGCGTGCCGCGCTTCTGGATGCGGCGATCCAGGCGCTCGAGGCAGGCGAGCCGTTCTCCCTGCGCGCGGTCGCACGCCGTGCGGGGGTGTCGCCGGCGGCGCCGTATCGCCATTTCGCCGACCGCGAGGCGTTGGATTCGGCCGTGGCGGTCGCGGGGTTCACCGACCTGCGCACAGATCTCTCCGCCGCGCTCGCGCGGACAGCCGCCTCCTCGGAATCCGTCACGGATGTCATCGCAGACCTCGGCATCGCCTACGTCGGCTTCGCCGTGCGTCGCCCCGCCGTCTTCCGGCTGATGTTCGGTAATGGATGCGACGAGGCCGACAGCGACCGGGTGAAAGCATCCGCAGAACTGCATGCCCTGCTGAGTGAGGCCATCGAGCGATTGCTTCCCGAGGCCGACGTCCCGAATCTCTCCACCGCACTGTGGAGTTTGGCTCACGGACTGGCGTTCCTCCACCTCGACGGCAAGCTGCGACCCGAGTCCGCCGACGCGGTGGCCGCACGCGTGCGTTCTGCCGTCGCGGCGATCTTCGCCGTTTCCATCCGACCCGCATCCCCGGTAGGAGCAGCCTCATGA
- a CDS encoding NAD-dependent epimerase/dehydratase family protein, with product MQTILGANGQIAVELARELNRNHTTALRLVSRNPRKVNDTDTLARADLLDAAQTAAAVEGSDVVYFTAGLPADTELWERQFPTMLRNALDATRNAGAKFAYFDNTYMYPQDDRVQTEDTPFAPVGPKGRVRAAMASMVLDEMARGEIPVLIARAPEFYGPGRTQSFTNALLLDRIRNGRRPLIPVRADVQRTLIWTPDASRALATLGNTPDAFHQTWHLPTDPDRPTYREFVAIIDDVFDRRRASGYTVIPKWLLRAAGIVSPQAREIEELLPRYEYDNRFDSSKFAARHPGFAVTSYRQGIELIHQEAGAEGSVSRRP from the coding sequence ATGCAGACCATACTGGGCGCGAACGGCCAGATCGCGGTCGAGCTCGCGCGCGAGCTGAACCGGAACCACACGACTGCTCTCCGACTCGTCAGCCGCAACCCGCGCAAGGTCAACGACACCGACACCCTTGCGAGAGCCGACCTGCTGGATGCGGCGCAGACCGCCGCAGCGGTCGAGGGCAGCGACGTCGTGTACTTCACCGCCGGCCTTCCGGCGGACACCGAGCTGTGGGAGCGACAGTTCCCCACGATGCTCCGTAACGCCCTCGATGCGACCCGCAACGCCGGCGCGAAGTTCGCCTACTTCGACAACACCTACATGTATCCGCAGGACGACCGGGTGCAGACCGAGGACACGCCCTTCGCACCGGTCGGCCCCAAGGGCAGGGTCCGAGCGGCGATGGCGTCGATGGTTCTCGACGAGATGGCCCGCGGCGAGATCCCTGTCCTGATCGCTCGCGCGCCGGAGTTCTACGGCCCCGGGAGAACGCAGAGCTTCACGAATGCCCTCCTCCTGGACAGGATCAGGAACGGCCGGAGACCCTTGATCCCCGTGCGCGCCGACGTGCAGCGCACCCTGATCTGGACCCCGGACGCGAGTCGCGCCCTTGCGACGCTCGGGAACACGCCTGATGCCTTCCACCAGACGTGGCACCTGCCGACCGATCCTGATCGGCCGACCTACCGAGAGTTCGTCGCCATCATCGACGATGTCTTCGACCGACGGCGCGCATCCGGGTACACCGTCATCCCGAAGTGGCTGCTGCGCGCGGCAGGCATCGTGTCGCCGCAGGCGCGTGAGATCGAGGAGCTTCTGCCGCGGTACGAATACGACAACAGATTCGACTCCTCGAAGTTCGCCGCACGGC